A region from the Aegilops tauschii subsp. strangulata cultivar AL8/78 chromosome 5, Aet v6.0, whole genome shotgun sequence genome encodes:
- the LOC109771177 gene encoding uncharacterized protein, which produces MDRLLLSRPPMPTPVHGAATAADGDLLELDVLWPASSAPGLLAALPDDEAKKKQKRAGGPAVRSAARAVPEKAALTPSSVARSAPVRIPSDAAARRGRWPHVVGGGDDGDAMVPPHEIVARRAAAHSSVLEGAGRTLKGRDLRRVRNTVLRRTGFLD; this is translated from the coding sequence ATGGACCGCCTCTTGCTGTCCCGCCCCCCGATGCCCACCCCCGTCCACGGCGCTGCCACGGCCGCAGATGGCGACCTCCTCGAGCTCGACGTCCTCTGGCCCGCCTCTTCAGCTCCGGGACTCCTCGCCGCGCTTCCCGATGACGAGGCTAAGAAGAAGCAGAAGCGCGCGGGCGGCCCTGCCGTCCGATCCGCCGCCCGCGCCGTCCCGGAGAAGGCCGCGTTGACCCCGTCTTCGGTGGCGAGGTCGGCTCCGGTGCGCATACCTTCGGATGCTGCGGCGCGGAGAGGGAGGTGGCCCCACGTCGTCggtggcggcgacgacggggacgccATGGTCCCGCCGCACGAGATCGTCGCGCGGCGCGCGGCAGCGCACAGCTCGGTGCTGGAGGGAGCCGGGAGGACGCTCAAGGGCCGCGACCTCCGCCGCGTACGCAACACCGTCCTGCGCCGCACCGGCTTCCTCGACTGA